A genomic stretch from Spongiibacter nanhainus includes:
- the serB gene encoding phosphoserine phosphatase SerB, whose amino-acid sequence MNEVIMINVAGDDRPGVTSSISGILADHDVTVLDIGQAVIHDSLTLGLLVEMPAGTEAATILKDILFRCHEMGLQVRFLPVSADSYQHWVAGQGKQRHIVTLLARRVSARHIAAVTDVVYRYQLNIDRIDRLSGRVPLGASPQKSKASVELSVRGNLDDPSDFRRELLQLAGELDIDIAYQEDSVFRRTRRLVAFDMDSTLIEAEVIDELAKAAGVGEAVADITERAMRGELDFTQSFRARVALLEGLNESVLESVAASLPITEGAERLVSTLKRLGYKTAILSGGFTYFGEYLQKKLGIDYVYANDLAIADGKVTGQVTGTVVDGQRKAELLKEIAQREGIDLEQVIAVGDGANDLPMLSIAGLGIAFRAKPIVRENANQSISTLGLDGILYLLGISDRLMDIS is encoded by the coding sequence GTGAACGAAGTCATTATGATCAATGTCGCCGGGGATGACCGACCCGGTGTTACCAGTTCAATATCCGGCATATTGGCGGACCACGATGTGACTGTGCTGGATATCGGTCAGGCGGTGATTCACGACAGCTTGACTCTGGGGCTATTGGTGGAGATGCCCGCCGGTACCGAGGCCGCGACTATTCTCAAAGACATCTTGTTTCGCTGCCACGAAATGGGCTTGCAGGTACGTTTTCTGCCGGTCAGTGCCGACAGCTACCAGCACTGGGTGGCGGGGCAGGGCAAGCAGCGCCATATCGTAACGCTGTTGGCGCGCCGAGTCAGCGCCCGCCATATCGCGGCTGTGACCGATGTGGTGTACCGCTACCAGCTCAATATTGATCGGATTGATCGTCTGTCCGGGCGGGTGCCACTGGGGGCGTCGCCGCAAAAGTCTAAAGCCTCCGTGGAGCTCTCGGTGCGGGGCAACCTAGATGACCCTTCCGACTTTCGCCGCGAGCTGCTGCAACTGGCGGGGGAGCTGGACATCGATATCGCCTACCAGGAAGACAGTGTATTCCGGCGCACTCGGCGTCTGGTGGCTTTCGACATGGACTCCACCTTGATTGAGGCTGAGGTGATCGATGAGCTTGCCAAGGCGGCGGGGGTCGGTGAGGCAGTGGCGGACATCACCGAGCGGGCGATGCGTGGCGAGCTGGATTTTACCCAGAGTTTTCGCGCCAGAGTGGCATTGCTGGAAGGTTTGAACGAGTCAGTGCTAGAGTCTGTCGCGGCCTCGCTACCCATCACCGAGGGTGCTGAGCGACTGGTATCCACGCTGAAACGGCTGGGCTACAAAACCGCGATTCTGTCTGGCGGCTTTACCTATTTTGGTGAATACCTCCAAAAGAAACTGGGTATTGATTATGTCTATGCCAACGATTTGGCTATTGCCGATGGCAAAGTCACCGGACAGGTGACGGGCACGGTGGTGGATGGGCAGCGCAAAGCTGAATTGCTCAAGGAGATTGCCCAGCGAGAGGGTATTGATCTGGAGCAGGTTATCGCGGTGGGTGATGGCGCCAACGATTTGCCGATGCTGAGTATAGCGGGCCTGGGTATCGCCTTCCGCGCCAAGCCCATTGTTCGCGAGAACGCCAACCAGTCGATTTCGACACTTGGGCTCGATGGTATCCTTTATCTGCTGGGGATCAGTGACCGCTTAATGGACATCAGCTGA
- the truB gene encoding tRNA pseudouridine(55) synthase TruB, with amino-acid sequence MARRRKGRPVSGILVLDKPAGKSSNGAMVVCRAIYNASKAGHTGALDPLATGVLPICFGEATKFSQFLLDADKGYLSTFVFGERRSTGDAEGEVVDEGDASALTAADVEGAMQGLRGRISQVPPMYSALKRDGKPLYQLARQGIEVERKARDVEISRFELLDFRPGRRAEADVLVHCSKGTYIRSLAEDLGATLETGAYVGQLRRSAAGPFALDQAYSIDAIQALRDRQAFAELDELLLPVDAGLEHLSLCELGETAAHYLSQGQPVQVPSAPLKGPVRLQGPDGVFLGIGDILDDGRVAPKRLISAAS; translated from the coding sequence GTGGCTCGACGTCGAAAGGGTCGCCCGGTCAGCGGCATTCTTGTTTTGGACAAACCTGCGGGCAAATCCTCAAATGGCGCCATGGTGGTATGCCGGGCGATCTACAATGCCAGTAAAGCCGGCCATACCGGCGCACTGGATCCGCTGGCTACCGGGGTGTTGCCAATTTGCTTCGGTGAAGCCACCAAGTTTTCCCAGTTTCTCCTCGATGCTGATAAGGGTTACCTCAGCACTTTTGTTTTTGGCGAGCGGCGCAGTACGGGCGACGCCGAAGGCGAGGTGGTAGATGAAGGAGATGCCTCTGCCTTGACAGCCGCCGATGTTGAAGGGGCGATGCAGGGGCTCAGGGGGCGGATATCCCAAGTGCCGCCCATGTACTCCGCTCTAAAGCGCGATGGCAAACCCCTCTACCAGCTGGCTCGCCAGGGTATTGAAGTGGAGCGTAAGGCTCGCGACGTTGAGATCAGTCGTTTCGAACTGCTCGATTTTCGCCCCGGTCGCCGCGCTGAGGCCGATGTGTTGGTGCATTGCAGCAAGGGCACCTATATTCGCAGTCTCGCCGAGGACTTGGGGGCGACCCTGGAAACCGGGGCCTACGTTGGGCAGTTACGCCGCAGTGCCGCCGGGCCATTTGCGCTGGATCAAGCCTATTCAATCGACGCTATTCAGGCGCTGCGAGATCGACAGGCCTTTGCCGAGCTGGATGAACTATTGCTACCAGTGGATGCCGGTCTGGAGCACCTTTCCCTCTGTGAGCTTGGTGAGACGGCGGCCCATTACCTCAGTCAGGGGCAGCCGGTACAGGTGCCGTCGGCACCGCTCAAGGGGCCGGTGCGACTACAGGGCCCGGATGGCGTGTTTTTGGGCATCGGCGATATTCTTGACGATGGCCGTGTAGCTCCCAAGCGCTTGATTTCAGCTGCGTCTTAA
- the parC gene encoding DNA topoisomerase IV subunit A: MSEHVVIGADGVEQIPLKRYTEKAYLDYSMYVILDRALPSISDGLKPVQRRIVYAMSELGLKATAKYKKSARTVGDVIGKFHPHGDSAVYEAMVLMSQDFSYRYPLVDGQGNWGSPDDPKSFAAMRYTESKLTHYAEVLLSELGQGTVDWVPNFDGAIDEPAMLPARVPNILLNGTTGIAVGMATDIPPHNLREVVSACVHLLDEPKADVQALCEHIKGPDFPTDAEIVTPSEDLRNIYETGRGSLKMRAVWQEEQGDVVITALPHQTSGSRVLEQIAQQMQAKKLPMVVDLRDESDHENPTRLVVVPRSNRVDLEALMNHLFATTDLERSYRVNLNMIGIDGRPQVKSLDRILTEWLEFRTATTRRRLEFRLDKVLKRLHVLDGLLIAYLNIDEVIAIIREEDKPKPVLMERFGLSDVQAEAILELKLRHLAKLEEMKIRGEQEDLAAERDSIELTLGSTRRMKTLVRKELLATAEEFGDERRSPLVARTEAKAFAQEDIVSADPVTVVLSQMGWIRAAKGHDIDAEALNYKSGDRYKLSARGKTNQPVVLLDSTGRSYSVAAHSLPSARGQGEPLTGRINPPSGVSFEGLMMGTDQSLYLMASDAGYGFIAQLGDLQSKNKAGKAALTLPKGAKVLPPVAVKQVEDSHVVAVTTDGRMLAFPTADLPQMARGKGNKMIGIPSARVANREEFVVAVAVMGPGDSIKVLSGRRHLSMKLTELEHYLGERGRRGHKLPRGFQKVDGLEVVSS, translated from the coding sequence ATGTCTGAACATGTTGTGATCGGCGCCGATGGTGTCGAGCAAATCCCGCTAAAGCGCTATACCGAGAAGGCTTACCTCGATTATTCGATGTACGTAATTCTCGATCGTGCGCTGCCGAGTATTAGTGATGGGCTTAAGCCCGTGCAGCGTCGCATTGTGTATGCAATGAGTGAGCTGGGCCTGAAGGCCACCGCCAAGTACAAAAAGTCAGCGCGCACGGTGGGGGATGTGATCGGTAAATTCCACCCCCACGGCGACAGTGCTGTCTACGAGGCGATGGTATTGATGTCCCAGGACTTCTCCTATCGCTATCCGTTGGTAGACGGCCAGGGCAACTGGGGCTCACCGGACGACCCCAAATCCTTCGCTGCAATGCGTTACACCGAGTCTAAACTCACTCACTACGCCGAAGTGTTACTGAGCGAGCTGGGTCAGGGCACGGTGGATTGGGTGCCCAATTTTGACGGTGCCATCGACGAGCCGGCGATGCTGCCGGCCCGAGTGCCCAATATCCTGCTCAACGGCACCACGGGGATTGCAGTGGGCATGGCCACCGATATTCCGCCCCACAACTTGCGGGAGGTGGTCAGCGCGTGCGTGCACCTGCTGGACGAACCCAAGGCGGATGTGCAGGCCTTGTGTGAACACATCAAGGGGCCGGATTTTCCGACCGATGCGGAGATCGTCACCCCCAGTGAAGACCTGCGGAACATCTATGAAACGGGGCGCGGATCGCTGAAAATGCGCGCCGTTTGGCAGGAAGAGCAGGGTGATGTGGTGATCACCGCCCTGCCTCACCAGACCTCGGGCTCCCGGGTGCTGGAGCAGATCGCCCAGCAGATGCAGGCTAAAAAGCTGCCTATGGTGGTGGACCTCCGGGACGAATCCGATCACGAGAACCCGACTCGGTTGGTGGTGGTGCCGCGGTCAAACCGCGTTGACCTCGAGGCCTTAATGAACCACCTGTTTGCCACCACAGACCTGGAGCGCAGTTACCGGGTCAACCTCAATATGATTGGCATCGACGGTCGGCCCCAGGTCAAAAGCCTGGACCGCATCCTTACCGAGTGGCTGGAGTTTCGTACTGCTACCACCCGTCGCCGCCTGGAGTTCCGGCTGGACAAGGTGCTCAAGCGACTGCATGTCCTTGATGGCTTATTGATCGCCTACCTCAATATCGATGAGGTGATCGCGATTATCCGCGAGGAAGACAAGCCCAAGCCGGTGTTGATGGAGCGTTTTGGGCTTAGCGATGTGCAGGCTGAAGCCATTCTCGAGTTGAAGTTGCGCCATTTGGCAAAGCTCGAAGAGATGAAGATTCGTGGCGAACAGGAAGATCTGGCCGCCGAGCGGGACAGCATCGAGTTGACGCTGGGTTCGACCCGGCGGATGAAGACTCTGGTGCGCAAGGAGCTGCTGGCCACTGCTGAAGAGTTCGGTGACGAGCGGCGCTCTCCACTGGTAGCGCGTACCGAGGCTAAGGCCTTTGCCCAGGAGGACATCGTTTCTGCCGATCCGGTCACCGTGGTGTTGTCTCAGATGGGTTGGATTCGTGCGGCCAAAGGTCACGATATCGACGCCGAGGCACTGAATTACAAGTCCGGCGACCGATATAAATTATCTGCCAGAGGCAAGACCAATCAGCCGGTGGTGCTGCTGGACAGTACCGGACGGAGCTACAGTGTGGCGGCCCACTCGTTGCCTTCGGCCCGGGGCCAGGGCGAGCCATTGACGGGGCGGATCAATCCGCCCTCAGGCGTGAGCTTTGAAGGGCTGATGATGGGCACTGATCAGTCGCTGTATTTGATGGCCTCCGACGCCGGCTACGGTTTCATTGCCCAGCTGGGGGATCTACAGAGTAAGAATAAGGCGGGTAAAGCCGCATTGACCTTGCCCAAAGGTGCCAAGGTATTGCCGCCGGTGGCAGTAAAGCAGGTTGAGGATAGCCATGTGGTGGCGGTGACCACCGATGGCCGGATGTTGGCCTTCCCCACAGCTGATCTGCCGCAGATGGCCCGGGGTAAGGGTAACAAGATGATTGGCATTCCCTCGGCCCGGGTCGCTAACCGGGAGGAGTTCGTGGTGGCCGTTGCGGTCATGGGTCCCGGCGATAGCATCAAAGTGCTGTCGGGCCGTCGCCATCTGTCGATGAAATTGACCGAGTTGGAACATTATCTGGGTGAGCGTGGGCGCCGCGGCCACAAACTGCCCCGGGGTTTCCAGAAAGTCGATGGGCTTGAGGTTGTAAGCAGTTAG
- a CDS encoding FKBP-type peptidyl-prolyl cis-trans isomerase encodes MNIANNTVVAFFYELRDGGGQLLEGNIGETPTLYLHGANNIIPGLEEAMAGRQAGDSFEVTLPPEQAYGLVQENQQQRIPAKYLKHEGKLSPGKIVRFNTDQGPRTATVVKVGKFSVDIDTNHPLAGKTLTFSITIDSVREATDEERQHGHAHGVGGHQH; translated from the coding sequence ATGAACATCGCAAACAATACCGTTGTCGCATTTTTCTATGAACTTCGCGACGGCGGCGGACAGCTACTAGAAGGGAATATCGGTGAAACACCAACCCTCTACCTGCACGGCGCCAACAATATCATTCCCGGACTCGAAGAGGCCATGGCTGGGCGCCAGGCCGGCGACAGTTTTGAGGTGACGCTGCCACCCGAGCAAGCCTACGGACTCGTGCAAGAAAACCAGCAACAGCGCATTCCTGCCAAATACCTGAAACACGAAGGCAAGCTCTCCCCGGGCAAGATCGTCCGCTTCAACACCGACCAGGGACCGCGTACTGCAACTGTGGTCAAGGTGGGCAAATTCTCAGTGGATATCGATACCAACCACCCACTGGCGGGCAAAACCTTAACCTTCAGCATCACCATCGATAGTGTGCGGGAGGCGACCGACGAAGAGCGCCAGCACGGCCACGCCCACGGGGTTGGTGGGCATCAGCACTAG
- a CDS encoding DUF4105 domain-containing protein produces MRRVLLLLLTWVYAPSAVATEIDALASNPQWLALLHFPTQGDVQGSKSYVDDAGFFLAKDGVNSPRSELRATLERLREEPQLICRYPARYNWLREQGYLTDVAVPPCDEYQQWRQKLDVAEVSLVLASSYLNSPSSMYGHTFLRLDPAGDRGESDFLSYALNFGANIGAEEQDMLYIYRGLFGGYPGLFSLQPYYEKIQEYNRLENRDMWEYHLNLTATEIDRLLSHAWELRQVNFDYYFFDENCSYRLLELLEVARPGIDLTSPFEYAAMPVDTVREVVLDGMVYDIGYRPSRRLELDTLLGGLSRGEQKQAKALADGELAIDAFMQQAPEVHQQRVLLAAYRYLRYRYNEAERDPEIAQRSLSLLRAARSTGDLTFPEVPRPQRPDRGHDTSLLALSAGVDGADQYLDLNWRISYHDALDSLSGYPEGATLTMGDIVLRWQDREGLRLQRFTPISIRSLSTRDRFFSPISWQVGTGVERLSDAPEQPLVAHFTAGGGLGWARLGGTSFVMANGRLEYNSELPEDWRIAPGIELGQLWQGARYAAEIKTTLYDFGSQGVRHAVGLSLNRAVSERSALRLDLEYRDQPWGYSHGGALSWRRYF; encoded by the coding sequence TTGCGCAGAGTTTTATTGCTACTGCTGACGTGGGTGTATGCGCCGTCTGCTGTCGCCACAGAAATTGATGCCCTGGCATCTAACCCGCAATGGCTGGCATTGCTTCACTTTCCCACACAAGGTGATGTTCAAGGCAGCAAAAGCTATGTCGATGATGCTGGATTTTTCCTGGCTAAAGATGGCGTCAACTCACCTCGCAGCGAACTGCGGGCAACCTTGGAAAGATTGCGTGAAGAACCGCAACTTATCTGTCGCTACCCGGCCCGGTATAACTGGCTGCGGGAACAGGGGTATTTAACCGACGTTGCAGTGCCACCGTGTGATGAGTACCAGCAGTGGCGTCAAAAGCTGGATGTCGCCGAAGTATCCCTGGTGTTGGCATCGAGCTACCTTAACAGCCCTTCATCGATGTACGGCCACACGTTTTTGCGCCTCGACCCCGCCGGTGATCGTGGCGAGTCAGATTTTCTCTCCTACGCCCTTAATTTTGGTGCCAATATCGGCGCGGAGGAGCAGGATATGCTCTATATCTACCGCGGGCTGTTTGGGGGTTACCCAGGGCTGTTTAGTTTGCAGCCCTATTACGAAAAGATTCAGGAATATAATCGCCTGGAAAATCGCGATATGTGGGAGTACCACCTCAATCTCACCGCCACTGAGATTGATCGATTGCTCAGCCACGCCTGGGAGTTGCGCCAGGTAAACTTTGACTACTACTTTTTTGACGAGAACTGTTCCTATCGTTTGTTGGAATTGCTGGAGGTGGCAAGGCCGGGCATCGATCTCACCAGCCCCTTTGAATACGCGGCAATGCCAGTGGATACGGTCAGAGAGGTGGTGTTAGACGGCATGGTCTACGACATTGGTTACCGCCCGTCCCGGCGCTTGGAGCTGGATACCCTGTTAGGTGGTTTGAGCCGCGGGGAGCAGAAACAAGCCAAGGCCCTGGCGGACGGGGAGCTGGCCATTGATGCCTTTATGCAGCAGGCACCCGAGGTGCATCAGCAGAGAGTGCTGCTGGCGGCGTATCGCTATTTGCGCTATCGCTACAACGAAGCGGAGCGGGATCCTGAAATCGCCCAGCGGAGTTTGTCACTGCTCCGGGCCGCCAGGTCTACCGGCGACTTGACCTTTCCCGAGGTGCCCCGCCCACAACGTCCCGACCGTGGTCACGATACCTCTTTGCTGGCCTTGTCTGCCGGTGTAGACGGGGCAGACCAGTATCTCGATCTTAACTGGCGTATCAGCTATCACGACGCCTTGGACTCGCTGTCGGGATACCCGGAGGGCGCCACCCTGACCATGGGGGATATTGTATTGCGCTGGCAGGACCGTGAAGGTCTGCGTTTGCAGCGTTTTACTCCTATTAGTATTCGATCCTTGTCTACCCGTGACCGGTTTTTCTCGCCAATCAGTTGGCAGGTGGGGACGGGTGTAGAGCGTTTGAGTGATGCCCCAGAGCAACCCCTGGTGGCGCATTTTACCGCCGGCGGTGGGCTCGGCTGGGCGCGCTTAGGTGGCACCAGTTTTGTCATGGCCAACGGGCGTTTGGAATATAATTCTGAGCTTCCTGAAGACTGGCGAATCGCACCCGGCATTGAGCTGGGGCAGCTCTGGCAGGGCGCGCGATACGCGGCCGAGATTAAAACGACACTGTATGACTTCGGGTCTCAGGGCGTTCGCCACGCCGTGGGCCTGTCCCTCAACCGGGCGGTGAGCGAGCGCAGTGCCCTTCGTTTAGACTTGGAGTATCGCGATCAACCTTGGGGCTACAGTCACGGCGGAGCACTTTCATGGCGTCGGTATTTTTAA
- a CDS encoding DUF3015 domain-containing protein — MKKLLIASAFIASSSAFAVAPGGPNCGWGNMLFSGQSGLPAHFLASWTNGTSGNATFGMTSGTNGCSSDGTLTYGGKEMVNVGAIMDEFSEDVARGDGEALTAVAVSMGISEQDRPVFKQTLHSNFDTLFPSADVDAATVMDSIVSLMKGDARLSKYVS, encoded by the coding sequence ATGAAAAAATTGCTTATTGCTTCTGCTTTTATCGCTAGCTCAAGCGCCTTCGCCGTTGCCCCCGGTGGCCCCAACTGCGGCTGGGGAAACATGCTGTTCTCAGGTCAATCTGGTTTGCCCGCCCACTTCCTGGCTTCATGGACTAACGGGACGTCTGGTAACGCTACCTTTGGTATGACTTCTGGCACCAACGGTTGCTCTTCAGATGGCACTCTGACCTATGGCGGCAAAGAAATGGTCAACGTGGGTGCGATCATGGACGAGTTCTCTGAAGATGTTGCTCGTGGTGATGGAGAAGCTCTGACGGCAGTTGCGGTATCTATGGGTATCAGCGAGCAGGATCGTCCGGTATTTAAGCAAACACTGCACAGCAACTTCGACACGCTGTTCCCCTCTGCTGATGTTGATGCGGCTACCGTTATGGACTCCATCGTATCTCTGATGAAAGGCGATGCCCGCCTGTCTAAGTACGTGTCCTAA
- the pnp gene encoding polyribonucleotide nucleotidyltransferase: MNPVTKTFQWGEQTVTLETGRIARQATGAVLVTIGKTQVLCTVVGAKSAKPDQDFFPLSVHYQERTYSAGKIPGGFFKREGRPSEKETLTSRLIDRPIRPLFPNGFKNEVQVVCTVMSSEKDVDPDIAALIGTSAALAISGIPFAGPIGAARVGFTAQDGYLLNPSYAQLKDSLLDMVVAGTQDAVLMVESEADQLSEDQMLGAVLYAHQEMQAVVKVIQELAAEASKPAWEWQPEPENTALNEAVAAQIKDGLGEAYRITDKMARYAKVGELREQAVAQLASGDAPQFDADEVKAAFGKLEKQIVRQRILNGEPRIDGRDSRTVRPIAVEVGMLNSAHGSALFTRGETQAIGVATLGTTRDAQLIDALEGERKDNFMLHYNFPPYSVGECGRMGGTGRREIGHGRLARRGLAAVLPSAEEFPYTIRVVSEITESNGSSSMASVCVGSLSLMDAGVPLKAPVAGIAMGLVKDGDNFAVLTDILGDEDHLGDMDFKVAGTADGITALQMDIKIEGITQKIMEIALEQAQQARLHILGQMNQVLAQSREGVSDNAPSMHIMKVEADKIRDIIGKGGATIRSICEETEAQIDIEDDGTVRVYGASAESRDAAVDRILAITAEAEIGEIYTGTVARIVDFGAFVTILPGKDGLVHISQISEERVENVNDYLKEGQEVKVKVLDVDQRGRIKLSMKEAAAEAADQEPSATEAE, encoded by the coding sequence GTGAATCCCGTGACTAAAACGTTCCAGTGGGGCGAGCAAACCGTCACCCTGGAAACGGGTCGCATTGCCAGACAGGCCACCGGCGCTGTTCTGGTCACCATCGGCAAAACACAAGTGCTGTGTACAGTCGTCGGTGCAAAGAGCGCAAAACCCGACCAAGACTTTTTCCCGTTGTCCGTCCACTACCAGGAGCGGACCTACTCTGCCGGTAAAATTCCCGGCGGCTTCTTTAAGCGTGAAGGTCGTCCCTCCGAGAAGGAAACCCTGACCTCGCGTTTGATCGACCGTCCTATCCGCCCGCTGTTCCCCAATGGCTTCAAAAATGAAGTCCAGGTGGTCTGCACAGTGATGTCCTCCGAGAAGGACGTGGACCCCGATATCGCCGCCTTGATTGGTACCTCAGCGGCGCTGGCGATTTCCGGTATTCCCTTTGCCGGTCCTATCGGCGCGGCTCGGGTTGGCTTTACCGCCCAGGACGGCTATTTGCTTAACCCCAGCTACGCCCAGTTGAAAGACAGCCTGCTGGATATGGTGGTTGCCGGTACCCAGGACGCGGTACTGATGGTTGAGTCCGAAGCGGACCAGCTCAGCGAAGATCAAATGCTGGGTGCGGTGTTGTATGCCCACCAGGAAATGCAAGCCGTCGTTAAGGTCATCCAAGAGCTGGCTGCCGAGGCGAGTAAACCCGCTTGGGAATGGCAGCCCGAGCCGGAAAATACCGCATTGAATGAAGCGGTAGCGGCACAGATTAAAGACGGTCTGGGTGAGGCCTATCGCATCACTGACAAAATGGCCCGTTACGCCAAAGTTGGCGAGCTGCGTGAGCAAGCTGTGGCACAGTTGGCCAGTGGCGATGCACCGCAGTTCGACGCTGACGAAGTCAAAGCGGCCTTTGGCAAACTGGAAAAGCAGATTGTGCGTCAGCGCATTCTCAACGGCGAGCCCCGTATCGATGGTCGCGACAGCCGTACAGTGCGCCCTATCGCTGTAGAAGTGGGTATGCTTAACAGCGCCCACGGTTCAGCGCTGTTTACCCGTGGTGAGACTCAGGCCATTGGTGTGGCCACTTTGGGTACTACTCGCGATGCGCAGTTGATTGACGCGCTGGAAGGCGAGCGCAAAGATAACTTTATGCTGCACTACAATTTCCCCCCTTACTCGGTGGGCGAGTGTGGTCGTATGGGCGGCACTGGGCGTCGTGAAATCGGTCACGGCCGTCTGGCGCGTCGCGGTCTGGCTGCGGTATTGCCCAGCGCTGAAGAGTTCCCCTACACCATTCGTGTTGTCTCTGAGATCACTGAGTCAAACGGTTCCAGCTCCATGGCCTCAGTCTGCGTGGGTAGCCTGTCGCTGATGGATGCGGGTGTGCCTCTGAAGGCACCGGTTGCCGGTATCGCTATGGGTCTGGTGAAAGACGGCGATAACTTTGCCGTGTTGACCGATATTCTGGGTGACGAAGACCACCTCGGCGATATGGACTTTAAAGTGGCCGGTACCGCCGACGGTATCACTGCGCTGCAGATGGATATCAAAATCGAGGGTATTACCCAGAAGATCATGGAAATCGCTCTGGAGCAGGCGCAACAGGCGCGACTGCATATCCTCGGTCAGATGAATCAGGTTCTCGCCCAATCCCGTGAAGGCGTGTCGGACAATGCACCCAGCATGCACATCATGAAGGTGGAAGCCGACAAGATTCGCGACATTATCGGTAAAGGCGGCGCGACTATTCGCAGCATCTGCGAAGAAACCGAAGCGCAAATTGATATTGAAGACGATGGCACTGTGCGGGTTTACGGCGCCAGCGCCGAATCTCGCGACGCCGCCGTGGACCGGATTCTTGCCATTACTGCTGAGGCGGAAATAGGCGAGATCTATACCGGTACTGTGGCGCGCATCGTCGACTTCGGTGCATTCGTGACCATTCTCCCCGGCAAAGACGGTCTGGTGCACATCTCTCAGATCTCTGAAGAGCGGGTCGAGAATGTCAACGACTACCTGAAAGAAGGTCAGGAAGTGAAGGTCAAAGTGCTGGATGTCGATCAGCGCGGCCGGATCAAACTGTCCATGAAAGAAGCGGCTGCTGAAGCGGCTGATCAAGAGCCGTCAGCCACAGAGGCTGAATAA
- the rpsO gene encoding 30S ribosomal protein S15 produces the protein MALSAAEKAEVVKEYQTAEGDTGSPEVQVALLTVNINKLQSHFSGHKKDHHSRRGLIRMVNQRRKLLDYLKQKDQARYSDLIKRLGLRR, from the coding sequence ATGGCATTGTCTGCTGCAGAAAAAGCAGAAGTAGTAAAAGAATACCAGACCGCTGAGGGTGACACCGGCTCGCCGGAAGTCCAGGTGGCACTGTTGACCGTTAACATCAACAAGCTGCAGAGCCACTTTTCTGGCCACAAAAAAGATCACCACTCGCGTCGCGGATTGATCCGCATGGTAAACCAACGCCGCAAGCTGCTGGATTACCTCAAGCAAAAAGACCAGGCTCGCTACAGCGATCTGATTAAACGTCTAGGCCTGCGTCGCTAA
- a CDS encoding alpha/beta hydrolase, with amino-acid sequence MRRNKTKRALLVCLFALCLTPALVGCEAMLFYPQKTLLRTPADVGLHYSDVTFEHPTEGQEGALKIHGWWLPARGEPQATVLFAHGNAENISTHLASVYWLPQYGINVMLVDYRGYGLSEGVPSVAGAVSDMTLAVADVEARSATTDTPWFALGQSLGASIIGNALQESESSHLAGVILDAGFAEFSQVAAEVAARHWLTWLFQYPAARAMPDGFDLIDRVADLSPLPLLLIHGRSDPVIGYQHVERLYQRAQQPKQLLSYDGGHIETFNSPDNRQALLDFIHRGAERWKDRQPVAAPAGD; translated from the coding sequence ATGAGGAGAAACAAAACCAAGCGCGCTCTGCTTGTTTGCCTGTTTGCCCTCTGTCTCACACCCGCGCTGGTGGGCTGTGAGGCGATGCTTTTTTATCCGCAGAAAACGCTGCTGCGGACGCCCGCGGATGTGGGGCTGCACTACAGCGATGTCACATTTGAGCACCCCACAGAGGGGCAGGAAGGGGCACTTAAAATCCACGGCTGGTGGTTGCCCGCCAGAGGTGAGCCCCAGGCAACCGTGTTGTTTGCCCACGGCAACGCCGAGAATATCAGCACGCACTTGGCCAGCGTCTACTGGCTGCCCCAATACGGCATCAATGTGATGTTGGTGGATTACCGCGGCTACGGTCTCTCTGAGGGGGTGCCCAGTGTCGCCGGCGCGGTCTCCGATATGACCCTGGCGGTCGCCGACGTCGAGGCGCGATCCGCTACCACTGACACCCCCTGGTTTGCATTGGGACAAAGTCTCGGTGCCAGCATCATTGGCAACGCCTTGCAGGAGTCTGAATCCAGTCATTTGGCGGGTGTTATTTTGGACGCCGGGTTTGCAGAGTTTTCGCAAGTTGCGGCGGAGGTGGCGGCCAGGCACTGGCTGACCTGGTTATTCCAGTACCCCGCCGCCCGGGCGATGCCCGACGGCTTTGACCTCATTGATCGGGTTGCAGACCTGTCGCCGTTGCCACTGTTGCTGATTCACGGCCGCAGCGATCCGGTGATCGGCTATCAGCATGTGGAGCGTCTGTACCAGCGGGCCCAGCAGCCTAAACAGCTGCTGAGTTACGACGGCGGGCATATCGAGACCTTTAACAGCCCCGACAATCGTCAGGCGCTGTTGGATTTTATTCACCGCGGCGCCGAGCGCTGGAAAGACAGGCAGCCAGTGGCAGCTCCTGCGGGTGACTAG